The stretch of DNA CAGGTCGGGCAGCTTGCGGCCGAGGTCGATCAGGTACTGGTAGCGCTCGGACCAGTCGCCGAAGAAGGCGAACTCGTCGCGGATCGCTTCCTGCGCCTCGCTGGGCGAGGCTTCCATCGGGAAAGGACTGGCGGGGGCGGCAATGGCGTTCATTACGGGCAATTTTACGCCTGTGCTGGCCAGGATGACGGGCTGCGTGAGTTAGGCCCGCTTCCAGCGCACGCCCTGTGCCGTGTCCTCGAGCAGGATCCCTTCACCGGCAAGCTCGTCGCGGATGGCGTCGGCGCGGGCGAAATCGCGCGCCTTCTTGGCCGCGATGCGCTCGTCGATCAACGCCTGGATGCGGCCGTCGTCCTCGTTGCCGGCACCGCGCGAGAACCACTGCGCCGGATCCTGCTGCAGCAGACCCAGGGCGAGACCGGCGCCGAGCAGCTCGCCTTTGAGGCGCGCGCGTTCGTCTGCCGATTCGGCCTTGCGCGCATCGCCGGCGATGCGGGCGATCTCGGCCAGCACCTGCGGCGTGTTGAGGTCGTCGTCGAGTGCCGATTCGATGCCGGCCGGGATCGCCAGCGGCGTTGCCACCGCGCAATCGGCCAGATCACGCAAAGTCCCGTACAGGCGGTCGAGCGTGCGCACGCTCTGGTCGATCAATGCGTCCGACCACTCCAGTGGCTGCCGGTAGTGGGCCGAGAGCAGCGCCAGGCGCAGGGCTTCAGGCGGGTACTCGCGGACCAGGTCGTGCACGCGCTGGATGTTGCCCACCGACTTGGCCATCTTGGCGCCGCCGAAGTTGAGCATGCCGTTGTGCAGCCAGTGGCGGGCAAAGACCCTGCCGCCGTGCGCACACTCGCTCTGGGCGATCTCGTTCTCGTGGTGCGGGAACTGCAGGTCGACGCCGCCGGCGTGGATGTCGATGGTCTCGCCCAGGTGGGCGGCGGCCATCGCCGAGCACTCGATGTGCCAGCCCGGGCGACCACGGCCCCAGGGCGACTCCCAGCCGGGGAGGTCGTCGGTGGACGGCTTCCACAAGACGAAGTCGCCCGGGTCGCGCTTGTAAGGAGCGACGTCGACGCGGGCGCCGGCGAGCATTTCCTCGGGGTCGCGGCGCGAAAGCTTGCCGTAGTCGGGGTAGCTGGCGACCGAGAACAGCGCGTGGCCTTCGGCCGCGTAGGCGTGGCCGACCTCGATCAGGCGCTCGATCATGGCGATGATCTGGCCGATGTGGGCGGTGGCTTCCGGCTCCAGGTCGGGGGCCTTCACGCCCAGCGCCGCCATGTCCTCGCGGTAGGCGGCGGCGAAGCGGCTGGTGATCGCCGAGATCGGCACGCCCTGTTCGCGGGCGGCATTGTTGATCTTGTCGTCGACGTCGGTGATGTTGCGGGCGTAGGCCAGCGCGCCGAACCGGCGGCGCAGCAATTCGGCCAGGACGCCGAAGACGACCGGGCCGCGGGCGTTGCCGATGTGGACGAAGTTGTAGACCGTGGGCCCGCACACGTACATGGTCGGGCGGGCGGGGTCGAGGGGCACGAACGGCTCGACCCGTCGCGTCAGGCTGTTGAAAAGGTGCAGGCTCATGGGGGGTACCGCCGGAGTTGCGGCCATTCTAGCGGCTGATCGAGTCGGCCTGCGCCGTCCCGGGCGTCCGGACTGCGACCGCAGGGCGGGTCCGCCTGGCGGCTTGGCCCGGTAGTCTAAAGGCAGGGTTCAGACCTCGCCCCCGGTCTGCGCTTACAATTTCTAAACAATTATGACTCCGCGAGTGTGATGGACCGTCCAGTTCCGCTTCCTGCTGCCGTGACCTGGTCTGTCCTGCTCGGACTGGTGCTGGCTGCCTGGCCGGGTATCGAGGCGAGGGCGCAGAACACGGTCATCCAGGCCGAGAACGTGCGCTTCGACTATGCCCAGGTGCTGCGGGTGACACCGGTCTACCAGACGCTCAAGGCCAACACGGTCGAGCAGAAGTGCGAAAGCGACTCGCGCCTGTCGCGGGTGGTCGGTGCGGTCAAGGACGCGCTGACCCGCGAAGAGAAGGAACAGCAGGACAAGTGCAAGCCGGTGACGGTCGAGCGCGAGTACCGCCGTCCGATCGCCTACGACGTCGACTACACCTACAAGGGCGCCAAGTTCCGCTCGCGCCTGGCCGAGGATCCCGGCAACCGCCTGCGCATCCGGGTGTCGGTGACGCCGGTCGTGGCGCCCGCCGGCGACCGCTGAGCGCCGATCCGGTCACGCTGCGGCCCCAAAGCTTGCACCCGCCGCGGGTGCATGCGAGCATGCGCGCCTCAATGAACGCCCACTACGCCGACGCCGACGTCCTGACCTCCGCCTACATGGCGGCGGGGATGACCTCGCGCGCTCGCCGACCGCATACCTGCCATCCAGCTGGGTAACGGTCACTAGCGCGTCTTGAAACAGACGAAGTGACACACGAAAAGCCCAGCCTACGCGCTGGGCTTTTTTGCTTTCAGGGTTTGCTTCAGGACCCGCTCCCCACCTTCCTCCCCATACGATCACCGGAACCGCACTCGATGACCGCTCTTGGCAACAGGCACTTCCTCAACACCCAGGACTGGTCGCGCGCCGACCTCGACGCGCTGCTGGCGCAGGCCGCCGCGTTCAAGCGCAGCAAGGCCGGCGAGCAGCTCAAGGGCAAGTCGATCGCCCTGGTGTTCTTCAATCCGTCGATGCGCACGCGCACGAGCTTCGAGCTGGGCGCGTTCCAGCTCGGCGGCCATGCCGTGGTGCTGCAGCCGGGCAAGGATGCATGGCCGATCGAGTTCAACCTCGGCACGGTCATGGACGGCGATACCGAGGAGCACATCGCCGAAGTGGCCAAGGTGCTGGGCCGCTACGTCGACCTGATCGGCGTGCGCGCATTCCCGAAGTTCGTCGATTGGCAGTACGACCGCGAGGACATCGTCCTCAAGAGCTTCGCCAAGTACTCGCCGGTGCCGGTGATCAACATGGAGACGATCACCCACCCGTGCCAGGAGCTGGCGCACATCCTCGCGCTGCAGGAGCACTTCGGCACCACCGACCTGCGCGGCAAGAAGTACGTGCTGACGTGGACCTACCACCCCAAGCCGCTCAACACGGCGGTGGCCAACTCGGCGCTGACCATCGCCACGCGCATGGGCATGGACGTGACCCTGCTGTGCCCGACGCCGGACTACATCCTCGACCAGCGCTACATGGACTGGGCCGCGCAGAACGTCGCCGAGAGCGGCGGTTCGCTTGCCGTCAGCCATGACATCGAAAGCGCGTACACCGGCGCCGACGTGGTCTACGCCAAGAGCTGGGGCGCGTTGCCGTTCTTCGGCAACTGGGGCCCGGAAAAGCCCATCCGCGACCAGTACAAGCACTTCATCGTCGACGAGGCGAAGATGGCCCTGACCAACAACGGCGTCTTCAGCCACTGCCTGCCGCTGCGCCGCAACGTGAAGGCCACCGATGCGGTGATGGACTCGCCGCAGTGCATCGCCATCGACGAGGCGGAGAACCGCCTGCACGTGCAGAAGGCGATCATGGCCGCGCTGATCGGCCGCTGAGAACACCATTGCCCTCACCCCATCCCTCTCCCGCAAGCGGGGGAAGGGGCAAAATTCATAGAGAGACTGAAATGAGCAAAGACATCGTCCTCGCCTTCTCCGGCGGCCTCGACACCAGCTTCTGCGTGCCCTACCTGAAGGAGCGCGGCTGGAACGTGCACACCGTGTTCGCCGACACCGGCGGCGTCGATGCCGAGGAGCGCGCCTTCATCGAAGAGCGCGCCGCCGAACTGGGCGTCGCTTCGCATGTCACTGTCGACGGCGGCCCGGCGATCTGGGAAGGCTTCGTCAAGCCGTTCGTCTGGGCGGGCGAGGGCTACCAGGGCCAGTACCCGCTGCTGGTCTCCGACCGTTACCTGATCGTCGAAGCCGCGCTCAAGCGCTGTGAGGAGCTGGGCACCAAGGCGATCGCGCACGGCTGCACCGGCATGGGCAACGACCAGGTGCGTTTCGACCTGGCGGTGAAGGCGCTGGGCGACTACGAGATCGTGGCGCCGATCCGCGAGATCCAGAAGGAGCACACCGAGGTCCGCGCCTACGAGCAGAAGTACCTGGAGGAGCGCGGCTTCGGCGTGCGCGCCAAGCAGAAGGCCTACACGATCAACGAGAACCTGCTCGGCCTGACCATGTCCGGCGGCGAGATCGATCGCTGGCAGG from Lysobacter arenosi encodes:
- the cysS gene encoding cysteine--tRNA ligase; this translates as MSLHLFNSLTRRVEPFVPLDPARPTMYVCGPTVYNFVHIGNARGPVVFGVLAELLRRRFGALAYARNITDVDDKINNAAREQGVPISAITSRFAAAYREDMAALGVKAPDLEPEATAHIGQIIAMIERLIEVGHAYAAEGHALFSVASYPDYGKLSRRDPEEMLAGARVDVAPYKRDPGDFVLWKPSTDDLPGWESPWGRGRPGWHIECSAMAAAHLGETIDIHAGGVDLQFPHHENEIAQSECAHGGRVFARHWLHNGMLNFGGAKMAKSVGNIQRVHDLVREYPPEALRLALLSAHYRQPLEWSDALIDQSVRTLDRLYGTLRDLADCAVATPLAIPAGIESALDDDLNTPQVLAEIARIAGDARKAESADERARLKGELLGAGLALGLLQQDPAQWFSRGAGNEDDGRIQALIDERIAAKKARDFARADAIRDELAGEGILLEDTAQGVRWKRA
- a CDS encoding N-acetylornithine carbamoyltransferase; this encodes MTALGNRHFLNTQDWSRADLDALLAQAAAFKRSKAGEQLKGKSIALVFFNPSMRTRTSFELGAFQLGGHAVVLQPGKDAWPIEFNLGTVMDGDTEEHIAEVAKVLGRYVDLIGVRAFPKFVDWQYDREDIVLKSFAKYSPVPVINMETITHPCQELAHILALQEHFGTTDLRGKKYVLTWTYHPKPLNTAVANSALTIATRMGMDVTLLCPTPDYILDQRYMDWAAQNVAESGGSLAVSHDIESAYTGADVVYAKSWGALPFFGNWGPEKPIRDQYKHFIVDEAKMALTNNGVFSHCLPLRRNVKATDAVMDSPQCIAIDEAENRLHVQKAIMAALIGR